A genome region from Ottowia testudinis includes the following:
- a CDS encoding helix-turn-helix transcriptional regulator yields MFGLRLSAERRRLGLSQQQVADRLGVSRSAVGMLETDRAALEVERLLKLSEIDYDVLKVLTDEPARLAAGRLLDWQLVVDVVERVTAWEQARGLRLPSEKKALVIKHLYLRFAAQGVVDKQALDETLQMAA; encoded by the coding sequence ATGTTTGGACTTCGTCTTTCCGCTGAGCGACGACGACTTGGCCTCAGCCAACAGCAAGTTGCCGACCGGCTCGGGGTAAGCCGCTCCGCGGTAGGAATGCTTGAAACTGATCGAGCGGCCCTCGAAGTTGAACGCTTGCTGAAGCTGTCCGAAATCGACTATGACGTCTTGAAGGTCTTGACGGACGAACCCGCACGACTAGCCGCTGGGCGTCTGCTGGACTGGCAGCTCGTCGTCGACGTGGTGGAGCGCGTGACTGCATGGGAACAAGCTCGGGGTCTGCGCCTTCCATCGGAGAAGAAGGCACTGGTCATTAAGCACTTGTACTTGCGGTTTGCGGCACAAGGTGTGGTCGACAAGCAAGCCCTGGACGAAACTCTCCAGATGGCTGCATAA
- a CDS encoding MbcA/ParS/Xre antitoxin family protein, with protein MNKRKATKIPRKSSAKLKKMLAEFDVSQHGGERMAYEPVGVEFPSKAEPQGSTSGRYRTVDRKGRIYLQEDLIGMVFRITAQSDGTWLLEPTDEVSKSERWAHAPKMARALERINRNREPAAYEADDGPLTERDLREIRAIAAKQLRKGKLLRATSLFQSDALWPTPPTYDPSAGVDGYLDVLRQANPLQIVALERAGVADTFVADLAERMAWSPERLHKLLGHEPELGHEISGGWETAGGGVMGLVRLIELARGIVADSTREGAEPFDAILWLGIWLNLPQPTLGGLRANELLDTPTGASLVAKVLGSIGSGAYQ; from the coding sequence ATGAATAAGCGCAAGGCAACGAAGATTCCTCGCAAGTCATCAGCCAAGCTGAAGAAGATGCTCGCGGAGTTCGACGTTTCCCAGCATGGCGGAGAGCGCATGGCGTATGAACCGGTCGGGGTGGAGTTCCCCTCGAAAGCCGAGCCGCAAGGCTCTACCTCCGGTCGATACAGGACCGTCGATCGGAAGGGGCGCATCTATCTTCAGGAAGACCTGATCGGAATGGTCTTCCGCATCACCGCGCAATCCGATGGCACGTGGCTGCTGGAGCCGACCGACGAGGTGTCGAAATCCGAGCGCTGGGCGCATGCGCCCAAGATGGCGCGGGCTCTGGAACGTATCAACAGGAACCGGGAGCCGGCAGCGTACGAGGCTGATGATGGCCCGCTGACTGAACGGGACCTGAGGGAAATTCGTGCGATCGCGGCCAAACAGTTGCGGAAAGGAAAGCTGCTAAGAGCGACTTCGCTGTTTCAATCAGACGCTCTCTGGCCAACACCCCCGACCTATGACCCATCCGCAGGCGTGGATGGCTATCTGGATGTGCTGCGACAAGCAAACCCATTGCAGATCGTCGCCCTCGAACGTGCCGGCGTTGCGGATACCTTCGTGGCCGATTTGGCCGAGCGCATGGCGTGGTCGCCCGAGCGTTTGCACAAACTTCTGGGACACGAGCCCGAACTGGGCCATGAGATCAGTGGTGGCTGGGAAACTGCAGGCGGCGGGGTAATGGGCCTGGTCCGCCTGATCGAGCTGGCGCGCGGGATTGTGGCGGACAGCACCAGAGAAGGCGCTGAACCGTTTGACGCCATCCTGTGGTTGGGGATCTGGCTGAATTTGCCGCAGCCGACCTTGGGAGGCCTTAGGGCGAACGAACTGCTGGATACGCCGACCGGGGCGAGCTTGGTTGCCAAGGTGCTGGGCTCAATAGGAAGCGGTGCGTACCAGTGA
- a CDS encoding N-6 DNA methylase: MNYSVQALRSSLRDLGYQSSDIHPQFRFAAMDLPERPVRQVDAAAFVDGGPASYRTAALGIVRATGDATAREAVEASSSLGAPYLVVIGTDDATMWTYTASGATQVARVDVDDWQNLLLDKSRLGPQPVRQLKALQLRDDGPSTPLLFDPRTLYAIQANTQQALDEMLTGFLSHFDGERVSAGQLSMGVHYELLLPLVFRLLAGKILLDRDDPRIGGIDTADPREVVTQVESLYSLPAQRLQWTKARVAQLTRAWQDLRDGLYVRNVAADDLAFVYESTLITPDTRKAYGTHSTPYSAADYVVRSLRLPQGGNAAKLRVYEPFAGACVFLTAALRRFKELLPANWSTLDVHSHLVSHFGASEIDPFACEIARLALILADYPNHNGWQITREDLFLDGRLAERVRQCDVLLCNPPFEDFREPINALSIHKPVALLDAIIETPPAYVGVVLPSGLSSQKVYRAHLARICEIYGDVEVLQLPEGIFRHATIGAEVLIAQSRRDEDTRQSGTDLETTIRKSVVRRTDWLRFTRTLQTSASDVARVNPRISPGLVGLRPLRHLWDYLAGSPTLGDVADLHRGIEWKNPNDVSRSKPTAGFRRGVHLLADSLQQFEVKKTVYIDVRPDNLRWTAIKFPWGSPKLIANAARASRGPWRLLATVDTSGLVASQQFYGIWLRDAAGLDISLIQLCAVLNSPLANAYSFVHDNERRLRKETLQKLPLPPARMPREIDSLVAEYVAACEGDDGPLFSSRPKSATELLMEIDALVLKAYDLPPRLERELLRFMGDGPRPTRAPFGGYPGTREGDAALPLHKQLAMSRSDIKAALKVLAQPLPASVADVFDLA; this comes from the coding sequence GTGAACTACAGCGTACAAGCCCTGCGCTCCTCGCTCAGAGACCTGGGTTACCAGTCATCGGACATCCACCCGCAGTTTCGATTCGCGGCAATGGACCTCCCGGAACGCCCGGTGCGACAGGTTGACGCTGCCGCCTTCGTGGACGGCGGCCCCGCGTCCTACCGAACCGCCGCCTTGGGCATAGTACGTGCGACCGGGGACGCGACCGCACGCGAGGCCGTGGAAGCCAGCTCCAGCTTGGGCGCGCCCTACCTCGTGGTGATAGGCACGGACGATGCCACCATGTGGACCTACACCGCCAGCGGCGCTACCCAGGTCGCGCGTGTGGACGTGGACGACTGGCAGAACCTCCTGTTGGACAAGTCCCGGCTGGGACCTCAGCCCGTCCGCCAACTCAAGGCATTGCAGTTGCGGGACGACGGCCCGAGTACCCCCCTCCTCTTCGACCCGCGCACGCTCTACGCTATCCAGGCGAATACCCAGCAGGCGCTGGACGAGATGCTCACCGGCTTCCTGTCCCATTTCGATGGAGAACGGGTCAGCGCGGGCCAGTTGTCGATGGGAGTGCACTACGAGCTGTTGTTGCCGCTTGTCTTCCGGCTGCTGGCCGGCAAGATACTGCTGGACCGCGATGATCCGCGCATTGGCGGCATCGATACTGCCGACCCGCGCGAGGTGGTCACGCAGGTGGAGTCACTGTACTCCCTACCGGCCCAACGGCTGCAGTGGACCAAGGCTCGGGTGGCGCAGCTCACACGAGCCTGGCAGGATCTGCGCGACGGCCTCTATGTGCGTAACGTCGCCGCCGACGACCTAGCCTTTGTGTACGAGAGCACACTCATTACGCCGGATACCCGCAAGGCCTACGGTACGCATAGCACGCCTTATAGCGCCGCGGACTATGTCGTCCGCTCCCTGCGCCTGCCCCAGGGTGGTAATGCAGCGAAGCTGCGCGTCTACGAGCCGTTCGCCGGCGCCTGCGTGTTCCTCACTGCAGCGCTGCGCCGCTTCAAGGAACTGCTGCCAGCTAACTGGTCCACCCTCGATGTGCACAGCCATCTCGTCAGCCACTTCGGTGCCAGCGAAATCGACCCGTTCGCCTGCGAGATTGCCCGACTAGCCCTGATTCTGGCGGATTACCCCAACCACAACGGCTGGCAGATCACACGCGAAGATCTGTTCCTGGACGGCCGCTTGGCCGAGCGGGTCCGCCAATGCGACGTCCTGCTCTGCAATCCACCCTTCGAGGATTTCAGAGAACCGATTAATGCCCTGTCAATCCACAAGCCCGTGGCGCTGCTAGATGCCATCATTGAGACGCCGCCGGCCTACGTGGGTGTGGTGTTGCCCAGTGGGCTGTCATCGCAGAAGGTCTACCGCGCGCACCTCGCCCGCATCTGCGAGATTTACGGCGATGTCGAAGTCCTTCAGTTGCCGGAAGGCATATTCCGCCACGCCACGATTGGCGCGGAGGTCCTGATCGCCCAGTCGCGGCGCGATGAGGATACTCGCCAATCCGGCACCGACCTCGAGACCACGATCCGTAAGAGTGTGGTGCGGCGTACCGACTGGCTGCGGTTCACCCGGACCTTGCAGACCTCCGCCAGCGATGTCGCACGGGTCAATCCCCGCATCTCGCCGGGCTTGGTGGGTTTGCGTCCACTGCGCCACCTCTGGGACTACTTGGCCGGATCGCCGACGCTTGGCGACGTAGCCGACCTGCATCGCGGCATCGAGTGGAAGAACCCCAACGATGTGAGTCGGAGCAAACCGACAGCGGGGTTCCGGCGCGGTGTGCATCTGCTAGCCGACTCGCTCCAGCAGTTCGAGGTCAAGAAGACGGTCTACATAGATGTTCGACCGGATAACCTGCGCTGGACGGCTATCAAATTTCCATGGGGTTCGCCCAAGCTCATTGCCAATGCGGCGCGCGCGTCCCGCGGTCCTTGGCGTCTGTTGGCCACGGTCGACACGTCGGGATTGGTTGCATCCCAGCAGTTCTATGGGATATGGTTGCGTGACGCTGCGGGGTTAGACATAAGTCTGATTCAACTATGCGCAGTGCTCAATTCTCCCTTGGCGAATGCGTATAGCTTCGTCCATGACAACGAGCGGCGCCTGCGCAAGGAAACACTCCAGAAGCTCCCGCTTCCGCCTGCCCGGATGCCGCGCGAGATCGACAGTCTGGTCGCAGAGTACGTGGCAGCATGCGAGGGCGACGATGGGCCGCTGTTCTCTTCGCGGCCCAAGTCAGCCACAGAATTGCTGATGGAGATCGACGCGCTCGTACTGAAGGCCTATGACCTGCCGCCGCGGTTGGAGCGCGAGCTGCTGCGATTTATGGGCGATGGACCCCGACCGACACGAGCTCCGTTTGGAGGCTACCCAGGCACTCGCGAAGGTGATGCAGCCCTGCCTCTGCACAAGCAGCTCGCGATGTCGCGCAGCGACATCAAGGCCGCGTTGAAGGTGCTGGCACAGCCGTTGCCGGCCAGCGTTGCTGACGTCTTCGACTTGGCCTGA
- a CDS encoding PIN domain-containing protein: MFLLDTSVLSVLPNPQHPQHAKAVAFQAQHAGNEQSLFICVVSLAEMQFGLSLYEGRTPKPHPADLDVVRTRVQAAGRLSEPLEVTRHVAIEHGRLRAKWAWTVAPNKAQQGKVKSTPPERWSDDWPASTLQITENDIWIAAVALTHDLTLVSCDRDFDKLAEAEPQLRVLRL, translated from the coding sequence GTGTTCCTGCTCGATACCAGCGTTCTGTCCGTACTGCCCAACCCCCAGCACCCGCAGCACGCCAAGGCCGTCGCCTTCCAGGCCCAACACGCGGGTAACGAACAATCGTTGTTCATCTGCGTGGTGTCCCTGGCTGAAATGCAATTTGGCCTCAGCTTGTACGAGGGCCGCACGCCCAAGCCGCACCCCGCAGATCTCGATGTCGTCCGCACCCGAGTACAGGCCGCCGGACGCCTCTCCGAACCTTTGGAAGTCACGCGCCACGTGGCGATCGAACACGGGCGCCTACGCGCAAAGTGGGCCTGGACCGTCGCACCCAACAAGGCCCAGCAGGGAAAGGTGAAGAGCACGCCTCCCGAGCGCTGGAGCGACGACTGGCCGGCCTCGACGCTGCAGATTACAGAGAACGACATCTGGATCGCCGCCGTGGCGCTAACCCATGATCTGACCCTGGTCAGCTGCGATCGGGATTTCGACAAACTCGCCGAGGCCGAGCCGCAGTTGCGCGTGCTACGGCTGTGA
- a CDS encoding ABC transporter ATP-binding protein/permease, with product MFVAVESAQSIRKFPTDFLIALRVRRINDLAAPSSTGFICAGQQIAVMLNEQAGEMTSALAARDGGRFWHAIVVCLIVVAVFVPTRSLYYFVRDTLGNHWRRWLSERLLGRYFHNQRFYELTSNDTVDNPDQRIAEDVNTFTQRSLYFLLIGLGSLMQLVAFSWVLWSISHTLVYVLVAYTALGTWLTVKVFGAPLMRLNFFQLKREADFRFSLVRVRENAESIAFYRGEQAELKQVRGRFKGALRNYQRLLRQQLNLNFFQQAYNQIAIILPNVLIANLVLSGELEVGQAIKAAGAFLAVLGAVSIIIDNFEGLSRFTAGIERIHGLMAALPAQPGESADAPEAEPAPLPRRRRTIQTSEAPELSLQGVTLNTPDGKRELVRGLSFTLQRGDGLLIVGESGSGKSSLLRAIAGLWRAGEGSIQRPPVADSMFLPQRPYMQVGSLRSQLLYPQFDRDVDDAVLLGALQEVNLPDLAERSGGLDAEVDWAKTLSLGEQQRLAFARVLISAPRFVILDEATSALDTANERRLYQRLLAEGATLISIAHRSAVLEHHTHVLELTGGGRWKLHEAEAYAFDDGTASGQRAPAKDAAPGQADAWPGPARMASA from the coding sequence TTGTTTGTTGCTGTCGAATCGGCTCAGTCGATTCGGAAATTTCCGACGGACTTTTTGATTGCGCTAAGAGTTCGAAGAATCAACGACTTAGCGGCGCCATCGTCGACGGGCTTTATTTGTGCCGGTCAGCAAATCGCCGTCATGCTGAATGAACAAGCCGGCGAGATGACGTCGGCCCTGGCCGCGCGCGATGGAGGCCGCTTCTGGCACGCCATCGTGGTCTGTCTGATCGTGGTGGCGGTGTTCGTGCCGACGCGCTCGCTGTATTACTTCGTGCGCGACACGCTGGGCAACCACTGGCGGCGCTGGCTGTCCGAGCGGCTGCTGGGGCGCTATTTTCACAACCAGCGCTTTTACGAGCTGACGTCCAACGACACCGTCGACAACCCCGACCAGCGCATTGCCGAGGACGTCAACACCTTCACCCAGCGCTCGCTGTACTTTTTGCTCATCGGCCTGGGTTCGCTGATGCAGCTGGTGGCTTTCAGCTGGGTGTTATGGAGCATCTCGCACACGCTGGTGTACGTGCTGGTGGCTTACACGGCGCTGGGCACCTGGCTGACGGTGAAGGTGTTCGGCGCACCGCTGATGCGCCTGAACTTCTTTCAGCTCAAGCGCGAGGCCGACTTCCGCTTCAGCCTGGTGCGGGTGCGCGAGAACGCCGAATCGATCGCCTTCTATCGCGGCGAACAGGCCGAGCTGAAGCAGGTGCGCGGGCGCTTCAAGGGCGCTTTGCGCAACTATCAGCGCCTGCTGCGCCAGCAGCTCAACCTCAACTTTTTTCAGCAAGCCTACAACCAGATCGCCATCATCCTGCCCAACGTGCTGATCGCCAACCTGGTGCTGTCGGGCGAGCTGGAGGTGGGCCAGGCCATCAAGGCGGCGGGCGCTTTTCTGGCGGTGCTGGGCGCGGTATCGATCATCATCGACAACTTCGAGGGCCTCTCCCGCTTCACCGCCGGCATCGAGCGCATCCACGGGCTGATGGCGGCGCTGCCGGCGCAGCCGGGCGAGAGCGCCGACGCGCCCGAGGCGGAACCCGCGCCGCTGCCACGCCGTCGCCGCACCATCCAGACCAGCGAAGCGCCCGAGCTCAGCCTGCAAGGCGTCACCCTGAACACGCCGGACGGCAAGCGCGAGTTGGTGCGGGGTCTGAGCTTCACGCTGCAGCGGGGCGACGGGCTGCTCATCGTAGGCGAAAGCGGCAGCGGCAAGAGCTCGCTGCTGCGCGCCATCGCCGGCCTGTGGCGCGCGGGCGAAGGCAGTATCCAGCGCCCACCGGTGGCCGACAGCATGTTCCTGCCGCAGCGCCCCTACATGCAAGTGGGCAGTCTGCGCAGCCAACTTCTGTACCCGCAGTTCGACCGCGACGTGGACGACGCCGTGCTGCTGGGGGCGCTGCAAGAGGTCAACCTGCCCGATCTGGCCGAGCGCAGCGGCGGGCTGGATGCCGAGGTCGACTGGGCCAAGACGCTGTCGCTTGGCGAGCAGCAGCGCCTGGCCTTCGCGCGGGTGCTGATCAGCGCGCCACGCTTCGTGATCCTGGACGAGGCCACCAGCGCGCTCGACACCGCCAACGAAAGGCGCCTGTACCAGCGCCTGCTGGCGGAAGGCGCCACGCTGATCAGCATCGCGCACCGCTCCGCGGTGCTCGAACACCACACCCACGTGCTGGAGCTGACCGGCGGCGGCCGTTGGAAACTGCATGAAGCCGAAGCTTACGCGTTTGACGATGGCACCGCCTCGGGCCAGCGCGCCCCGGCGAAGGACGCCGCCCCCGGTCAAGCCGACGCGTGGCCGGGCCCGGCGCGCATGGCAAGCGCGTAA
- a CDS encoding antitoxin Xre/MbcA/ParS toxin-binding domain-containing protein translates to MDQRSTSRSASPHSAGDLSLLRQRFIEGAAREPEWPDLESLDSGDPNQVLEALAQTGQAYIHSLKALLEETRGYLPDELASRIAERCAFTDVLWLRDVHRVQALLECSAATDAEVSWFLPTLLTPRKRKSPPHRPAESEGWPEDDPLFYRYLSRLVGLPLDRRSDVAFREKTGLPKDKYYSIVVAINAKAAPQLGTWAELKDPHVEDRLSAAGSARVLRVARVFVRAVLLFGTRPPAAKWMLQPQPWMNSDGEESPLALCARSEEGTRQVEQRLARVSWGIF, encoded by the coding sequence ATGGACCAGCGCAGCACCTCTCGTTCGGCATCCCCGCATTCGGCAGGCGATCTGTCCCTCTTGCGCCAGCGTTTCATAGAGGGCGCTGCACGCGAACCGGAGTGGCCCGACCTCGAATCGCTGGACAGTGGCGACCCCAACCAGGTGCTGGAAGCGCTCGCCCAGACCGGTCAGGCTTACATCCACAGTCTCAAGGCCCTGCTGGAAGAAACCCGAGGGTATCTGCCCGATGAACTGGCCAGCCGCATTGCCGAGCGCTGCGCTTTCACCGACGTTCTATGGCTGCGTGATGTCCATCGCGTGCAGGCCCTGCTCGAGTGCTCGGCAGCGACGGATGCGGAAGTGTCCTGGTTCTTGCCCACCCTGCTCACCCCGCGCAAACGCAAGTCACCCCCGCACCGGCCGGCGGAAAGCGAAGGGTGGCCAGAGGACGATCCACTGTTCTACCGCTACTTAAGTCGACTGGTTGGCCTGCCGCTGGATCGACGATCCGACGTGGCGTTCCGTGAGAAGACTGGTCTGCCAAAGGACAAGTACTACAGCATCGTCGTCGCCATCAATGCCAAGGCGGCGCCGCAGCTTGGCACGTGGGCCGAACTGAAGGACCCGCACGTAGAGGACAGGCTCTCTGCGGCCGGATCGGCACGGGTGCTGCGAGTAGCGCGCGTCTTCGTAAGAGCGGTGCTTCTGTTCGGGACACGACCGCCAGCGGCAAAGTGGATGCTTCAGCCGCAGCCGTGGATGAACAGCGACGGGGAAGAAAGCCCGCTGGCGCTGTGCGCACGGTCCGAGGAAGGCACCCGGCAGGTCGAGCAGCGATTGGCGCGAGTATCGTGGGGCATCTTCTAG
- a CDS encoding DNA-binding protein has translation MSTSDLRTPVQARQWLERHGVTISAWARARGFKPSVVAALLSGRTRGQWGQAHEAAVQLGLRAAPEAGEMHPLASSQAKSVATRGEV, from the coding sequence ATGTCGACGTCAGATTTGCGCACCCCCGTTCAAGCTCGTCAATGGCTCGAAAGGCACGGAGTAACTATCAGCGCGTGGGCCCGTGCGCGAGGATTCAAGCCCAGCGTGGTTGCGGCACTGTTGTCCGGCAGAACCCGCGGTCAATGGGGGCAGGCGCATGAAGCTGCCGTCCAACTTGGCCTCCGGGCGGCGCCCGAGGCGGGCGAAATGCATCCTCTTGCCTCGTCTCAGGCTAAATCCGTAGCGACGCGAGGTGAGGTATGA
- a CDS encoding IS3 family transposase (programmed frameshift) encodes MGRTKPPYPAAFRQQIVELFQAGRSQSELAREFDVSAASIANWVARAAADAGKPLPGKDVLSTAEREELMHLRRENRRLQTERDILAKANGLVCRAKREDVHAVYTLMRANQADAPVRTMARVLGVSSSGYHDWLDRQPSARDQANAELLQHIEAIHQMSDATYGVPRMVAQLAREGVIVNKKRVERLMRQAGLKGISRRRGWCVTTRRDRQASVASDLVNRQFVAEAPNQLWVADMTYLPTWSGFAYLAVVIDVYSRKVVGWAFGTRMTADLVLQALEMAAFTRKPEGVIHHSDQGSQYTSTVFGKRCQEMGVRSSMGSVGDAYDNAMAESFFASLECELINRRSWRSQTEARHAVFAWIEGWYNPQRLHSALGYLSPNEFEKINESKSEQSQVANAVTAALNSSALNRP; translated from the exons ATGGGAAGAACCAAGCCACCGTACCCGGCGGCATTCAGACAGCAGATCGTCGAGCTGTTTCAAGCCGGGCGCAGCCAGTCGGAGCTGGCGCGAGAGTTCGATGTGTCGGCGGCCAGCATCGCCAACTGGGTTGCACGCGCTGCTGCTGATGCCGGCAAGCCGCTGCCCGGCAAGGATGTGTTGAGCACGGCCGAGCGTGAGGAGTTGATGCATCTGCGCCGGGAGAACCGGCGATTGCAGACGGAGCGCGACATCCTGGCAAAGGCTA ACGGCCTGGTTTGCCGGGCAAAGCGAGAAGACGTCCACGCCGTCTACACGCTGATGCGAGCAAATCAGGCCGACGCCCCGGTACGCACCATGGCCCGCGTGCTGGGCGTGTCCAGCAGCGGCTATCACGACTGGCTGGATCGCCAACCCAGTGCACGCGATCAGGCCAATGCCGAGTTGCTGCAACACATCGAAGCCATCCACCAGATGAGCGATGCCACCTACGGCGTGCCGCGCATGGTCGCGCAACTGGCCCGAGAGGGTGTGATCGTCAACAAGAAACGCGTCGAGCGCCTGATGCGCCAGGCGGGCCTGAAGGGCATCAGCCGCCGACGCGGCTGGTGCGTCACCACCCGGCGCGATCGGCAGGCCAGCGTGGCCAGCGATCTGGTCAACCGCCAGTTTGTGGCCGAAGCTCCAAACCAGCTCTGGGTGGCCGACATGACTTACCTGCCCACCTGGAGCGGCTTTGCCTACCTGGCGGTGGTCATCGATGTGTACAGCCGCAAGGTGGTGGGCTGGGCCTTTGGCACGCGCATGACAGCCGATCTGGTGCTGCAGGCGCTGGAGATGGCCGCCTTCACCCGCAAACCCGAAGGCGTCATCCATCATTCCGATCAAGGCAGCCAATACACCAGCACGGTGTTTGGCAAGCGCTGCCAAGAGATGGGCGTGCGCTCGAGCATGGGCTCTGTGGGTGACGCCTACGACAACGCGATGGCTGAGAGCTTCTTTGCCAGCCTGGAGTGCGAACTGATCAACCGTAGAAGCTGGAGGAGTCAGACCGAAGCCAGGCACGCGGTCTTCGCCTGGATCGAGGGCTGGTACAACCCGCAGCGCCTGCACAGCGCGCTCGGCTATCTCTCACCCAACGAATTCGAGAAGATCAATGAATCAAAATCCGAGCAGTCCCAGGTGGCAAATGCCGTCACCGCTGCGCTGAATTCTTCAGCGCTCAACCGTCCGTGA
- a CDS encoding PsiF family protein translates to MAKPLKVTPRGVSYESRVGHGEQCLADGRKAQQEKMKTCNVEAKGKKGAERRTFMSDCLSKH, encoded by the coding sequence TTGGCTAAACCTCTTAAAGTCACACCCCGCGGCGTCAGCTACGAATCGAGAGTTGGACATGGTGAGCAGTGTCTCGCCGATGGCCGCAAGGCCCAGCAGGAAAAGATGAAGACCTGTAACGTTGAGGCCAAGGGAAAGAAGGGCGCAGAGCGTCGCACCTTTATGTCGGATTGCTTGAGCAAGCACTGA
- a CDS encoding TnsD family Tn7-like transposition protein, with the protein MTDSSQRELRHVKFGLPQRWLPDETLFSLCSRYHMASGHQLASTTCKALFGHPTQGSGHDFAARLNHFLAVAGSNLGSADEIVEARTVLPIYLVFASKELADAARRASAEGSAGALKFRLGLLTSRFRANHPLKACPTCMIQDASDHATAYWHRSHQLPGVWVCRRHKRWLVASDLKATGIRRFHWMLPSSAQFTLAHQCDPSREVFALADLAIALASRTRLNLNPRVLSLTYREALAEHGLLTPSGSRLRHGAAGLRYHEFLKGLPLIDQLGGIPTSVEGTSAEIARLIGPKRSGIHPLRHLMLATWLFDSAEGFLARCDQVEFQSDFSQLRQGPALSVSPALGPDPRKDQLASLLQAGLTVTRASRELGVDTNTGMAWAAEQGFTIRRRPKVLTSEVRKKVIRLLKRGVHKAEAATAGNVSVETITSLLRSEVGLHQAWKDAQFEGNRRRNRRRWVRWVSANPHSGVKAARLAEPAVYAWLYRNDRTWLAAQTVSMERVTRNPRIKVDWDARDRQLSNEVKRLALELHESDLEGRIKLWSSPHLTDG; encoded by the coding sequence GTGACGGACTCTTCGCAACGTGAGCTGCGGCACGTCAAGTTCGGTCTTCCTCAGAGATGGCTGCCGGATGAAACGCTTTTTAGCCTCTGCAGCCGCTACCACATGGCGAGCGGCCATCAGCTTGCCTCCACCACGTGCAAGGCGCTGTTCGGGCACCCCACTCAAGGCTCCGGGCACGACTTCGCTGCACGCCTCAACCACTTTCTCGCTGTCGCCGGCTCAAACCTCGGATCGGCAGATGAGATCGTGGAGGCCCGGACTGTCCTTCCAATCTATCTAGTATTCGCCAGCAAGGAACTTGCGGATGCTGCACGCCGCGCTTCGGCTGAGGGCTCTGCCGGAGCACTGAAGTTTCGCCTCGGATTGCTAACTAGCCGATTCCGAGCCAATCATCCCTTGAAGGCTTGCCCCACCTGCATGATCCAAGACGCGTCCGATCATGCGACTGCTTACTGGCATCGATCGCATCAGCTCCCTGGGGTTTGGGTATGTCGGCGGCACAAACGCTGGTTGGTTGCGTCGGACCTCAAAGCAACTGGCATCCGCAGGTTCCACTGGATGTTGCCCTCGTCCGCGCAATTTACTCTCGCCCACCAGTGCGACCCAAGTAGGGAAGTATTCGCTTTGGCTGACTTGGCGATCGCCCTAGCTTCTCGAACTAGGCTCAACTTGAATCCAAGGGTGCTGTCTTTGACGTACCGTGAAGCGCTCGCAGAGCATGGCTTGCTTACCCCCTCCGGTAGCCGGCTACGACATGGCGCGGCCGGCCTGCGTTATCACGAATTCTTAAAGGGCCTTCCCCTGATCGATCAGTTGGGAGGTATACCCACTTCGGTGGAGGGCACTTCCGCTGAGATTGCCCGCTTGATTGGACCAAAGCGGTCGGGAATACACCCCCTGCGACACTTGATGCTGGCGACGTGGCTATTCGACAGCGCTGAAGGGTTTCTAGCGCGTTGCGACCAAGTCGAGTTTCAGAGCGACTTTTCCCAGCTCAGACAAGGCCCAGCGCTCTCAGTTTCACCCGCACTGGGTCCAGATCCAAGGAAGGATCAACTGGCATCACTTCTTCAAGCAGGATTAACAGTCACACGGGCATCACGGGAACTCGGCGTGGATACGAACACGGGCATGGCATGGGCTGCAGAGCAGGGGTTTACGATCCGGCGAAGGCCGAAGGTCCTGACTTCTGAAGTTCGCAAGAAGGTGATTCGGTTACTCAAGCGCGGTGTCCACAAGGCTGAAGCCGCCACGGCAGGCAACGTCTCTGTTGAAACGATCACCAGCCTACTGCGCAGCGAGGTTGGGCTGCATCAAGCCTGGAAGGACGCACAATTCGAGGGAAACCGCCGACGGAACAGACGGCGCTGGGTGCGCTGGGTAAGTGCCAACCCGCACTCCGGGGTCAAAGCCGCGAGGCTCGCCGAGCCCGCTGTTTATGCATGGCTGTACCGCAATGATCGCACCTGGCTGGCAGCGCAGACTGTTTCCATGGAGCGAGTTACCCGCAACCCAAGAATCAAGGTTGACTGGGATGCTCGTGATAGGCAACTATCAAACGAGGTGAAGCGATTAGCTCTCGAACTGCACGAATCCGACTTAGAAGGGCGGATCAAGCTTTGGAGTTCCCCCCATCTCACGGACGGTTGA
- a CDS encoding helix-turn-helix domain-containing protein: MVGAPKISKGRPFGSRSFEPRSAAAFGQVVRQLRLNAQVSQEDLAHLASLERAHVGRIERGENQPTLWVILKLAEGLGVEPGALVNQTFLQLSRS; encoded by the coding sequence ATGGTCGGCGCGCCGAAGATCAGCAAGGGGAGACCTTTTGGCTCAAGGAGTTTTGAGCCACGGTCTGCTGCGGCCTTTGGGCAGGTGGTACGACAGTTGCGTCTGAACGCGCAGGTATCGCAGGAAGACTTGGCCCACCTCGCGAGCCTAGAACGCGCGCACGTCGGGCGAATCGAGCGAGGTGAGAACCAGCCCACGCTATGGGTGATCCTCAAACTGGCTGAAGGCTTAGGTGTAGAGCCTGGTGCATTGGTGAATCAAACCTTCCTCCAGCTGTCGCGCAGTTAG